In Arachis hypogaea cultivar Tifrunner chromosome 17, arahy.Tifrunner.gnm2.J5K5, whole genome shotgun sequence, a single window of DNA contains:
- the LOC112766122 gene encoding uncharacterized protein, translated as MASFLCNQSILVSCPCSSSFSSNPFPKSKTLSYSPHLPRSNNLTRTTNPSLLHRSRRPLFKSYLASPDSFPTINNETEDSPNDRRVTEDDGDIQSLPSLAALIEAYKEAILNRDEKAISWIEVRIKLIETKKTELIKELSTLSAEKVASKEKCLRLQADFDNFRKKYEKEKLVIQNDAQEEVIEKLLLMVDNFERTKQQNIAETEKEKKIDASYQGIYKQFVEVMRSQNVSVVPTVGKPFNPLLHEAVAREESQEFKEGIIIKETRRGFFLGDRVLRPALVKVSSGPGNKKSMVASDKSLEQPSAAAGVDER; from the exons ATGGCTTCTTTTCTGTGTAACCAATCTATATTAGTTTCGTGTCCatgttcttcttccttctcttcaaATCCCTTTCCTAAATCTAAAACCCTATCTTACTCTCCCCACCTTCCTCGCTCTAACAACTTAACTAGAACCACCAATCCTTCCCTTCTTCATCGAAGTCGAAGGCCCCTCTTCAAATCTTATCTCGCTTCGCCAGATTCCTTTCCAACT ATAAATAATGAAACGGAGGACAGTCCGAATGATAGAAGAGTGACAGAAGATGATGGAGATATACAATCTTTACCGAGTTTAGCAGCCCTCATTGAGGCATACAAGGAAGCCATTCTCAATAGAGATGAAAAAGCTATATCTTGGATTGAAGTGAGAATAAAGTTGATTGAAACTAAAAAAACTGAACTGATTAAAGAATTGTCAACTCTATCAGCAGAAAAAGTTGCTTCTAAGGAGAAATGTCTACGGCTACAAGCAGATTTTGACAATTTTAGGAAAaaatatgagaaagaaaaacTAGTTATCCAGAATGATGCCCAAGAAGAAGTCATTGAAAAACTTCTGTTGATGGTGGACAATTTTGAGAGAACCAAACAACAAAATATAGCGGaaacagagaaagagaaaaagatcgATGCAAGCTATCAAGGTATTTACAAGCAATTTGTAGAAGTTATGAGGAGCCAAAATGTTTCTGTGGTACCAACAGTTGGTAAACCATTTAATCCATTG CTACATGAAGCTGTTGCACGCGAGGAGTCCCAAGAGTTCAAGGAAGGGATTATAATTAAAGAAACCCGGCGCGGTTTCTTTCTTGGAGACCGGGTTCTAAGACCAGCACTTGTCAAGGTTTCCTCAGGGCCTGGAAATAAAAAATCTATGGTAGCTTCTGACAAATCCTTGGAGCAGCCTTCAGCAGCTGCTGGAGTAGATGAAAGATAG
- the LOC112764960 gene encoding serine hydroxymethyltransferase 4 has translation MDAQPGLSLGLNAHISSPVSSHSATLTDNSFSFPIPNPSVPWQQLLVDEDYKPLDKLKHEEEEEEEEEEDDDDDDDVDQEEEEEEEEEEEEGGIIDEEEEQEQKEQERKQHQTINFMGRSFPVKRRHIEGSESYFPSKRFAEDSNSNSNSNSTVEGRKASVLSWGNQPLGIADPEIFEIMEKEKKRQFKGIELIASENFVCKAVMEALGSHLTNKYSEGMPGNKYYTGNQHIDQLEFLCCERALVAFDLDPNKWGVNVQPYSCTSANFAVYTGLLHPGDRIMGMDSASGGHLSHGYYTMSGKKVSAASIFFETMPYKVNHLTGYIDYEKLEEKAMDFRPKILICGGSSYPREWDYGKFRMIADKCGAVLMCDMAHVSGLVAAKEVASPFDYCDIVTSTTHKSLRGPRGGIVFYRRGAKPRKPGHVHYHGDDVNYDFEEKINFALYPSLQGGPHNNHIAALAVALKQVATPEYKAYMQQVKKNAQALASALLKRKCRLVTDGTDNHLLLWDLTALGLNDRNYEKVCEACHITLNKCAIYGSTSPGGVRIGTPAMTSRGCVEEDFETIADFLLKAAQITSSIVQREHAKPFKDFVKNLQINKDISNLRNQVEAFSSRFAMPGFDF, from the exons ATGGATGCTCAACCAGGTTTATCTCTCGGCTTGAACGCGCATATCTCATCCCCTGTTTCTTCTCACTCTGCTACGCTCACTGATAACTCTTTCTCATTCCCCATTCCAAATCCTTCCGTTCCGTGGCAGCAATTACTCGTCGACGAAGACTACAAGCCTCTTGATAAACTCAAacacgaggaagaagaagaagaagaagaagaagaagatgatgatgatgatgatgatgttgatcaagaagaagaagaagaggaagaggaagaagaagaagaagggggaatcatagacgaagaagaagaacaggAACAAAAGGAACAGGAGAGGAAGCAGCACCAAACGATTAACTTCATGGGGCGTTCTTTTCCGGTGAAGAGAAGGCATATAGAGGGTTCTGAATCGTACTTCCCTTCAAAGCGTTTCGCCGAGGACTCGAAttcgaattcaaattcaaattcaacggTCGAGGGGCGCAAAGCTTCGGTGCTGTCATGGGGGAACCAGCCACTTGGAATCGCAGACCCCGAAATCTTCGAGATcatggagaaggagaagaaaagacaGTTCAAAGGAATCGAATTGATCGCTTCGGAGAATTTTGTGTGCAAGGCAGTGATGGAAGCATTGGGAAGCCATTTGACTAATAAGTATTCTGAGGGAATGCCCGGTAACAAGTACTACACTGGGAATCAGCACATTGATCAGCTTGAGTTTCTATGCTGCGAGCGTGCTTTGGTTGCTTTTGATCTTGATCCTAACAAATGGGGTGTGAATGTTCAGCCATATTCCTGCACTTCTGCGAATTTCGCGGTTTACACGGGTCTTTTGCATCCTGGAGACAGAATCATGGGAATGGATTCTGCTTCTGGGGGACACTTGAGTCATGGCTATTACACTATGAGTGGGAAGAAGGTTTCTGCTGCTTCAATTTTCTTCGAGACAATGCCTTACAAGGTTAATCACTTAACTGGGTACATTGATTATGAGAAGCTTGAGGAGAAAGCTATGGACTTTAGGCCAAAGATACTTATTTGTGGTGGGAGTTCTTACCCTCGAGAATGGGATTATGGGAAGTTCAGGATGATTGCTGATAAATGTGGTGCAGTGTTGATGTGTGACATGGCTCATGTTAGTGGTCTTGTGGCGGCTAAG GAAGTGGCTAGTCCATTTGATTACTGTGATATTGTTACCTCAACAACCCACAAAAGCCTTCGGGGTCCAAGGGGAGGCATTGTTTTTTACAGGAGAGGAGCGAAACCAAGGAAACCAGGCCATGTTCATTATCATGGAGATGATGTTAATTATGATTTTGAGGAGAAGATAAACTTTGCTTTGTATCCATCGTTACAGGGAGGTCCTCATAATAACCACATCGCTGCTCTTGCCGTGGCTTTGAAACAAGTTGCAACTCCAGAGTACAAAGCATATATGCAGCAGGTGAAGAAAAATGCGCAGGCATTAGCTTCTGCTttgttgaaaagaaaatgcagattAGTGACTGATGGAACCGACAATCATCTGTTGCTTTGGGATCTAACTGCACTTGGCTTGAATG ACAGAAATTATGAGAAGGTCTGCGAGGCATGTCACATCACTCTAAACAAATGCGCCATTTATGGTTCTACTTCTCCTGGAGGAGTGAGAATTG GTACCCCTGCAATGACATCAAGAGGGTGTGTAGAGGAAGATTTTGAGACCATAGCTGACTTCCTTTTGAAGGCAGCTCAGATTACCAGCAGCATTGTACAGCGGGAACATGCCAAACCGTTCAAGGATTTCGTCAAGAATCTTCAGATCAACAAAGATATTTCCAATCTCAGAAATCAGGTCGAGGCATTTAGTTCCCGGTTTGCTATGCCGGGATTCGATTTCTGA